The genomic DNA GGCGTTAGTCCGTTCGCAAGTGCCTGCATGGCTTTCCGCATATCTGTAAATGAGACGATTTCATAGTGTTTCGAAAGCGAATGATTGATGATTTTGATAATCATGTTGTCGTCATCAACTACAAGTAAAACAGGTTTATTGGTTTCCATATGCTATAAATAGTTTCTATGGAGAATAACGTCCCTGCGCCCAAATGATTGTCGATTATCAGTGGCATGTTAGGATGGAAAAATGATTTTGGTGTAAGAAAAATAAGGAGGAGAGGACATTTTTCATCCTTTTTGAAGTGGACGAATTCTGGATGAATCTATGGAAAAATTACGAATGGAGGGGATTTTGGATGACCTCAGCAAGAATAATCAAAATAAAAAGTAAAGGATGGTTAAAGTTAAAAAAATAATACAAATAGTTAAATTTTGAATTTTGCACACCTGATGAATTTCTTACATCTTATCTTACATGATCTTGTTTGGAATATTAAAGAAAAAAGGGCTGTTTTTTCATAGAACAGCCCTTTAAAAGATTTATTATCTGGCAATACCAATTCTTACCGACCTTTTTTTGATTTTCTCCTCACGGAGTTGCTTACTTACTCTTTGTGCAACATCAGCGGAAACAGCCACAAAAGCGCAGAAGTCAAGGACATCAATCTTACCGATTTGCTGTTTTTCAAGCCCTCCTTTCTGGCAGAGCAATCCAACGATGTCTATTTTGTTGACTTTGTCTTTTTTTCCTCTGCTGATAAATAAGGTCGTCCATAGGGGCGCTGGAATGCTTCGTTGTTCTTCGGCTTCAAGATCAAAGGAGATCGCTTCCATATTGGTGGGCAGATAATCAATGTCCCCTTTTTTATCGGAAAGCATCACATAAGCAGTACCATTTTTATCCATCCGTGCGGTTCGGCCATTTCTATGCGTGAACGTAGCCACCTGTCGTGGTAACTGGTAATGAATCACATGGGCCACCTGATCGATATCCAGACCACGGCCTGCCAAATCAGTGGTAATCAAAAAATGTGCACTGCCATTTCTGAATTTGATGATGGCGCGCTCTCTTTCTTGTTGGTCTAAATCTCCGTGATAGGGGATACAATCAATTTTGTCGAGAGTCAGTTGTTCATGAATTCTGCGTACCGCATCCTTGTGGTTACAAAAGATGATGGTCGATTCTCCGCCAATTTCACCCAATAAGGC from Persicobacter psychrovividus includes the following:
- a CDS encoding DEAD/DEAH box helicase, with amino-acid sequence MADHAFDFSPYLKNLGIKSPNKMQEACLANYPVKKNLQLWSPTGSGKTLGFLLPILAELDPEVEGVQALIISPSRELALQIESVFKKMRTNYKINSVYGGHPMRTEINNFRHMPSIIVGTPGRLLDHFDKENIDGSTIKHLILDEFDKSLEMGFLRDMADIFFHLPNVTHKFLISATADIEVPEFINMPDAHLLDFSEEHTKSELQLKSLTTADEDKYIGLRALLGEIGGESTIIFCNHKDAVRRIHEQLTLDKIDCIPYHGDLDQQERERAIIKFRNGSAHFLITTDLAGRGLDIDQVAHVIHYQLPRQVATFTHRNGRTARMDKNGTAYVMLSDKKGDIDYLPTNMEAISFDLEAEEQRSIPAPLWTTLFISRGKKDKVNKIDIVGLLCQKGGLEKQQIGKIDVLDFCAFVAVSADVAQRVSKQLREEKIKKRSVRIGIAR